The window TATTTACCCACATCACTGAAGTGCAGCTCGGGTAGTGAGTAGTGTCTCTCGTGGAAAGGGAGATTGGGTATATGAACAGTCAGGGGGAAGTGTCATGACGGACAGCATACCACTAAGCAATATAACCTCGAGTTTAAATGGAAGTAATTGCCATGACGAATGATCATCCACATAAGCATAAGTGCACAATGCGAGTGGCATTCTCATACCAAAGCTCATCACGTCAAGTCAGCTTATAATAATATGGCGGCgcttttcatcttcaaagAGTAAATCCAAGAGAGCAGCAACCTTAACAGTATAACCCCAATATATTGTTGCAGTACTGCATCTTACTGTTGcactcatatctcttttaGATCGAATGAATCTTCATTTATAAAACCTCAATAATTCAACAATAAAGGCCAACGATGTAAAGTTCGATAAGGCCACATAGCCGCACAATCATATGTTCAACTGGACAATAAAATCACGGCAAAAATTGCAGTTAGGTTAGCTTATGATGCttagactatagtctttaggctgtttatttttgtatcctaagacttagtCTAGGAGGTTAGTAGTAGGAAGGTCACGAGGGAACACCACAGGTGTACGGATATTAATCTAATCAATTCATCTCTTCCTACTATCTAGGAGTGCTATACTATTATCATCTCAAACGTACAAACCAGGGTATATATTCATGTCACGTGCCCTTGAGCAACTGCCCGggccaaaagaaaagggaaacgACGAGACCAGACGAGACGTTTAgaagtcatcgtcaaaggTGAAGTCGCCCCCGTTCTCGCCCTTTGGtgcctcctcttcatccttcttgttggcgCTGTGAAGAACACCGGCCTTCTGGTAGTCAGCAACgcgcttctcgaagaagTTGGTCTTGCCGCCAAGGGAGATGTTCTCCATGAAGTCGAAAGGGTTGGTGGACTTGTACACCTTCTCGTTGCCGAGAGCAACGAGGAGACGATCAGCGACGAATTCGATGTACTGCTTCATGAGGTTGGAGTTCATGCCGAGCAGGGCACAAGGGAGAGCCTCAGTAAGAAACTCCTGCTCAATAGAAACGGCATCGGTGATAATGTCCTGGATCATCTGTTTGCTGGCACGTCCCTTGAGGTGAGAGTGGAGGAGACAGGCAAAGTCGGTGTGAAGACCCTCATCACGAGAAATGAGCTCGTTAGAAAAGCTCAGACCAGGCATGAGGCCACGCTTCTTGAGCcagaagatggaagcaaagGCACCGCTGAAGAAGATACCCTCAACGGcagcaaaagcaacaagaCGCTGAGCGAAGGTAGAGTTCTTATCCTGGATCCATCGGATGGCCCAATCCGCCTTCTTTCGGATGCAAGGAATAGTGTCAACGGCGTTGAAGAGGTATGTACGCTGGGCAGGGTCCTTGATGTAGGTATCGATGAGGAGGGAGTATGTTTCGGAGTGGATGTTCTCCATCATGATCTGGAAACCATAGAAGCATCGAGCCTCGGGGATCTGGACCTCGCCGCTGAATCGCTCAACAAGATTCTCATTGACGATGCCGTCGGAGGCAGCGAAGAAAGCAAGAATGTGGGAGATGAAGTATTGCTCGTCTGAAGTCAATCGGTTGTTCCAGTCGTGGAGATCCTTGGAGAGATCGATCTCCTCAGCTGTCCAGAAGGAGGCCTCTGCCTTCTTGTACATTTGCCAGATCTATCAGGAAACATTAGTATAATGGTCAAGTGGGTTACCACTTTACGCGTCAAAACGCGTCACTTACCTCATGGTACTTGATGGGGAACAGAACAAATCGCTGGGGGTTTTCTTGGAGGATGGGCTCgtcttcctcagccttggaGACAACTGTCTTGGACTCCTCAacgatcttggtcttcagCTCGGCAGTATCGGTGGTCTGGTTAAGAGGCTCATTCTCCTTGTTGGCGGTACCAAAGTtaagcttcttgacaggggATTCCATGTTCAAGTTCTCAATTCCGGAAGCAGCCTGCTTCGAAGGGGTCATTTGTGCAGCCATTATAGAGGTAAGAGAAGTGATTTGTGCctgtgttgactttgagcTGTGGTTGCGGTGGTGATGATCCAAAGTAAagaatgagatgaagaacgGGGTTTTATATAAGCTGGAACGCTATCACGTGTAGTGGACCGCGTCGCGCTGGGCAATACGCGGTGGATAATGGACGAAAATACTAACAATTGCTGAGGCTAAATGCACTAAAGCTAATCTAATTTTTTTTATCAGTACTGGTTTTTATTCAACCCACGGATACCTGCTAGATAGGTACGTACGGCAATAGCGGGCCACTTTACTGCGCTGGGTATCACTGCGCGTCACTGGGTGAACCAGAGGCTAGCGCTTGAGTTGCTACATAGTGCCATGAGAATCTCAAGCCACCAGGATCATTGAAGCGACTATGGTCAAGGGGGACGCGTAAAGACGCGTTTCGAGCGGGTTCACGGTCGTCTTGGGCATGGTTCCAAGTCTATACTTTGAGTTTTTCACCAGAACTTAAGCTCCACTACCTATCCCTGTACGGTACCTGCTTCATGACAGGGAGTGATGATTCAGGCTTTGTCAGGGTTAACGTCATGACCGGGTATTTGTCAATCAGCACACTCTATGGAGTATTCTGTGCTGTTCTACCAAGCCTTTTCTCGCGTTGGTGGGCCAATACGTACGAGATAAGATTGGTTTATTGAGGTATGATAGTGGTATGAGACGTGACCTAACTGGGCtcatgagatgatgtttaGCCGACTGTGGATGTTATGATGAGCTTCAATAGTGCCATTGAGACGCCATTGATGTGTAAAAAAAACCCACGAATTCAAAATTGAAGTCGATGGGTATCGCCATCGTTGTCAATCTTCCGTCgatcccttcttctttccaaagaTGAGGAACGCGTTTCTGGGGATACACACCGCGTCTTAGCTCAGGCCCTGAATCTGACGTTACCAACATGGATCTATCTTACGGGGTTGATGCGCCTCCTACTCCTTGATCGTGCCTAGTAGGTAGTagaaaggttgacctcctatgtcttagggtataaaaataagtagtctaaaaAACCTAGTAAGCAGCAGAAGGTGACCTACTGATctcgtctcttatgcttatTACGGTCAATTTTcctgataccctgaggtctgcttgttcttttctttgtcactcCTTTGTCTGTTGCTAGGACGATCAAATGCCAAGTAAAGTTATCAGATCGCGTTCTTTCATTTGATTTGAGGATGTCTTAGCTCCGTGCTCTTCTGCATCCACTTTGTTTAATCAATCAAGCAAGGGCATGACGCCTTAGTAAAGTTTCGTACTGCATATACATATATCATTCGTCGACAACATGATAATTAATGAAACCCGTCTCCACGTTCCCATCATGTAAATAAAAAGGCACCATACTTCACgaggtactctgtacttcACCCCCTGATGAATATTCCTGACTCACGATTAATCGCCAACTCTCACAGCTAACCCTGTCGTCCCCTTTGACGTCAAGGTAAATCCGAGGCACCGAGCTTAGCGTCGCTCCCTGCGCGGCGATCTTTGGCGTCGAGATCCACGATCAGCTTTCCCTGTTTCGATATCATCCGGCCGAGCTCTGCTACGACCGAAGAATCCACGGCTCTCGCGAACTCGCGCCGGTACCGGCTCGACGGGGCGATCATCACGACGGCGATCtcggctgcggctgcggctgcgtTGACGACGTTCTGACATGGATGCATTTCGGGATGGTGGGTTTGAGATGTACTCGGGCGGATCTTGCGTCTGAAGTCGATCAAATTCGTCTGCGTCGCTGGGATCAATGGCCGGTACCGGTAAtccgctcttcttcagatTCTTGCGTCCCTCCTCTCGTAGGTGGGCCTCGAGGAGCGCCGCGTTGCGAGTATTGCACTTA is drawn from Fusarium graminearum PH-1 chromosome 3, whole genome shotgun sequence and contains these coding sequences:
- a CDS encoding ribonucleoside-diphosphate reductase small chain — its product is MAAQMTPSKQAASGIENLNMESPVKKLNFGTANKENEPLNQTTDTAELKTKIVEESKTVVSKAEEDEPILQENPQRFVLFPIKYHEIWQMYKKAEASFWTAEEIDLSKDLHDWNNRLTSDEQYFISHILAFFAASDGIVNENLVERFSGEVQIPEARCFYGFQIMMENIHSETYSLLIDTYIKDPAQRTYLFNAVDTIPCIRKKADWAIRWIQDKNSTFAQRLVAFAAVEGIFFSGAFASIFWLKKRGLMPGLSFSNELISRDEGLHTDFACLLHSHLKGRASKQMIQDIITDAVSIEQEFLTEALPCALLGMNSNLMKQYIEFVADRLLVALGNEKVYKSTNPFDFMENISLGGKTNFFEKRVADYQKAGVLHSANKKDEEEAPKGENGGDFTFDDDF